From a region of the Triticum aestivum cultivar Chinese Spring chromosome 7D, IWGSC CS RefSeq v2.1, whole genome shotgun sequence genome:
- the LOC123163768 gene encoding uncharacterized protein — translation MPSWNDEETSSEEECEVVSMDMGLMEEPDTTVEPLFCGQLELAHPKCILHQLRPIKRVAFEGPVTGRRFYGCPVQENGVNCGVVEWVDGPWPTVLQRCLCKLWEMFHEQNFGRVQDKEKFEKELARLKSEHERELAKLRTENDKFCIEYTKLVDDVSKMFDWQDGRVDKKVYQKQVEEEELEKKKKKELEEKAMSEVQMEKLKLAKEQRCILQSQADIIKNTRKAMKAVEVDRDVLKKEKAKLELVVAELLKEGYGSKEKLEQIKAILES, via the exons ATGCCTTCCTGGAACGACGAGGAAACCAGCTCGGAGGAGGAGTGCGAGGTTGTCAGCATGGACATGGGACTTATG GAGGAACCAGACACCACTGTGGAGCCCCTTTTCTGTGGCCAACTTGAGCTTGCTCATCCCAAGTGCATTCTGCACCAACTGAGGCCTATTAAGCGTGTTGCTTTTGAAGGGCCTGTAACAGGAAGGCGTTTCTATGGCTGCCCAGTCCAG GAAAATGGTGTGAATTGTGGTGTTGTAGAGTGGGTTGATGGGCCTTGGCCAACTGTTCTTCAGAGATGTTTGTGCAAACTATGGGAGATGTTCCATGAGCAGAACTTTGGAAGGGTACAGGACAAGGAGAAGTTTGAGAAGGAGTTGGCCAGGCTTAAGAGTGAACATGAAAGGGAGTTGGCCAAGCTTAGGACTGAAAATGACAAGTTTTGCATTGAGTACACCaagcttgttgatgatgtatccaagATGTTTGATTGGCAGGATGGTAGGGTGGACAAGAAGGTGTACCAGAAACAAGTGGAGGAGGAAGaacttgagaagaagaagaagaaggagctagAGGAGAAAGCTATGTCGGAGGTGCAGATGGAAAAGCTCAAACTTGCAAAAGAGCAGAGGTGCATTTTGCAGAGCCAAGCTGATATCATCAAGAACACCAGGAAGGCTATGAAGGCTGTTGAAGTTGACAGAGATGTTcttaagaaggagaaggcaaagcttgAGCTTGTTGTTGCTGAGCTGCTGAAAGAAGGGTATGGCAGCAAGGAGAAGTTAGAGCAAATCAAGGCCATCCTTGAGTCTTGA